Proteins from a genomic interval of Bacteroidota bacterium:
- a CDS encoding endonuclease V, with the protein MPLPLRHAHPWDLAPREAIEVQRKLAPEVRVEPLHAQPSTVVGLDVSVRGDRVRAAGVVTETEDWTPLATATWEGPVAFPYVPGLLSFREIPALLPVLDDLATQRGALPDVLMLDAHGLAHPRRFGLACHLGVLLDRPALGVAKKRFVGTYDEPGPDKGAQSPLMHQDEVIGTVLRTRTRVKPVFVSVGHRITLEEATALSLRAAMRTKLPEPNRLAHRLSYRGAL; encoded by the coding sequence ATGCCGCTCCCCCTTCGTCACGCCCACCCGTGGGACCTTGCCCCGCGCGAGGCCATCGAGGTACAGCGCAAGCTCGCCCCCGAGGTCCGGGTCGAGCCCCTTCATGCCCAGCCATCAACGGTGGTCGGCCTCGACGTGAGCGTGCGAGGCGACCGCGTGCGCGCTGCCGGAGTGGTCACGGAGACGGAGGACTGGACGCCCCTTGCCACCGCGACCTGGGAAGGCCCCGTCGCGTTTCCCTATGTCCCAGGCCTCCTCTCCTTCCGCGAGATCCCTGCCCTGCTCCCCGTGCTTGACGACCTGGCTACGCAACGTGGGGCTCTGCCAGACGTGCTCATGCTCGACGCGCACGGGCTCGCCCACCCCCGTCGCTTCGGCCTGGCCTGCCACCTCGGCGTCCTGCTCGACCGCCCTGCCCTCGGGGTCGCCAAGAAACGGTTTGTGGGCACCTACGACGAACCTGGTCCCGACAAAGGCGCCCAGTCGCCTCTGATGCATCAGGACGAGGTCATCGGGACGGTACTGCGCACGCGCACGCGGGTGAAGCCCGTCTTCGTCTCTGTCGGGCACCGGATCACCCTAGAAGAGGCCACGGCTCTCAGCTTGCGGGCCGCCATGCGAACCAAGTTGCCCGAGCCCAACCGGCTCGCGCATCGGCTCAGCTACCGTGGTGCCCTGTAG
- a CDS encoding FG-GAP-like repeat-containing protein: MIALKNGSAAAWASRFLDHGGPILYLAILLVLAGCSSAVPASTPTSETAAPTASDGAVPTFVRQSAPFEIRDADGTPYTYPTLGGLNVPRPQLVDVDGDGDLDLFVQEYTGEIMFFENTGTPATPTFTFRDERFQDLDVGEWYRFADLDGDGDPDLLGERRYSYVKAYLNESSGSGPRFRSITDTLLTTDGTPLFADRQNILNIADLDCDDRLDLFLGRIDGTVSRYESIGTDEEGLPRFRLVTDRFEGIEIIGQFGQPEGGNPVPGRSLPNVPGANIPGGGMTPDGSLPGGSMHGANTLAFADVDGDGDPDLLWGDFFEPSLLLIENRGTCARPNLRSVPLPFPLDNPISTTGYNAPAKGDLDSDGDLDLLVGVLGGAFNANRSTIDNLLYYERTDDGYRLRTERFLSMLDVGAESTPALGDLDGDGDLDLLIANKLDPDSTETSRVVRFENVGRPGAPAFQLADTLALPVGYHYAPALGDLDGDGDLDLVLGTWKNRLLLYRNDPTAGEGAERFVLATDAIAQIDRGSNTVPALADLDGDGDLDLVVGESSGELNLFRNEGTPESPRFVAVDEAFGDFDAGRRSAPTFTDLDGDGDLDLVVGSEADGFQVLRNDGVGAAPQFTPAGTLDVLTPDLATPAFADLDGDGDLDLLTGGSSGGLVFFERR, from the coding sequence ATGATCGCTTTGAAGAACGGATCTGCAGCGGCGTGGGCGTCCCGCTTTCTTGATCATGGCGGGCCGATCCTCTACCTGGCTATCCTGCTCGTGCTGGCCGGGTGTTCCAGCGCGGTGCCCGCGAGCACACCGACTTCCGAGACGGCCGCGCCCACGGCTTCGGATGGAGCTGTGCCCACGTTTGTGCGGCAGTCGGCCCCGTTCGAGATACGCGACGCTGACGGCACGCCCTACACCTACCCAACGTTGGGCGGCCTCAACGTGCCACGCCCCCAACTCGTCGACGTTGACGGGGATGGGGACCTCGACCTGTTCGTGCAGGAGTACACCGGCGAGATCATGTTCTTCGAGAACACAGGCACGCCCGCAACGCCCACGTTCACATTCCGCGACGAGCGGTTTCAGGACCTCGATGTGGGTGAGTGGTACCGGTTCGCAGACCTCGACGGCGACGGCGACCCCGACCTTCTGGGCGAGCGGCGCTACAGCTACGTCAAAGCGTACCTCAACGAGTCGTCGGGCAGCGGGCCACGCTTCAGGTCCATCACCGACACCCTGCTTACCACCGACGGGACGCCGCTCTTCGCGGACCGGCAGAACATCCTCAACATCGCCGACCTCGACTGCGACGACCGGCTCGACCTCTTCTTGGGCCGCATCGACGGCACCGTCAGCCGCTACGAGAGCATAGGCACGGACGAGGAGGGCCTACCGCGATTCCGGTTGGTGACGGACCGATTCGAGGGGATCGAGATCATCGGCCAATTTGGCCAGCCAGAAGGCGGCAACCCTGTCCCAGGTCGTTCTCTGCCCAACGTTCCAGGCGCGAACATTCCTGGGGGTGGGATGACCCCCGACGGCTCGCTGCCGGGCGGATCGATGCATGGCGCCAACACGCTCGCCTTTGCGGACGTGGACGGCGACGGCGACCCCGACCTCCTCTGGGGCGACTTCTTCGAGCCGAGCCTGCTTCTCATCGAAAACCGTGGCACGTGCGCGCGGCCCAACCTCCGCTCAGTGCCGCTGCCGTTCCCCCTCGACAACCCCATCTCGACGACCGGCTACAACGCGCCCGCCAAAGGCGACCTCGACAGCGACGGCGACCTCGACTTGCTGGTGGGCGTTCTCGGCGGCGCGTTCAACGCCAACCGCTCCACCATCGACAACCTGCTCTACTACGAGCGCACCGACGACGGCTATCGCCTCCGGACCGAGCGCTTCCTGTCCATGCTCGACGTCGGTGCGGAGAGCACCCCGGCGCTGGGCGACCTCGACGGCGACGGCGACCTCGACCTCCTGATCGCCAACAAGCTCGACCCTGACAGCACTGAGACATCGCGCGTCGTTCGCTTCGAGAATGTCGGCCGTCCCGGCGCTCCAGCGTTCCAGCTAGCCGACACCCTCGCCCTGCCAGTCGGCTACCACTACGCCCCGGCGCTCGGCGACCTCGACGGCGACGGCGACCTCGACCTCGTGCTCGGTACCTGGAAGAACCGCCTCCTCCTCTACCGCAACGACCCCACCGCTGGCGAGGGCGCGGAGCGGTTCGTGCTTGCCACGGACGCCATCGCGCAGATCGACCGCGGCAGCAACACCGTCCCCGCTTTGGCCGACCTCGACGGCGACGGCGACCTCGACCTCGTCGTGGGTGAGTCGTCGGGTGAGTTGAATCTGTTCAGGAACGAGGGGACGCCCGAGTCTCCTCGCTTCGTGGCCGTGGATGAGGCGTTCGGGGACTTCGACGCGGGCCGCCGCAGCGCGCCGACGTTCACCGACCTCGACGGCGACGGCGACCTCGACCTGGTCGTGGGCAGCGAGGCCGACGGCTTCCAGGTGCTGCGCAACGACGGCGTTGGCGCTGCCCCCCAGTTCACCCCGGCCGGCACCCTGGACGTGCTCACCCCCGATCTCGCCACGCCTGCTTTTGCCGACCTCGACGGCGACGGCGATCTCGACCTCCTCACGGGCGGGAGCAGCGGGGGCCTCGTGTTCTTCGAGCGGCGGTGA
- a CDS encoding beta-propeller fold lactonase family protein — protein sequence MRILRLLLLPLLLAAAPRAAAGLTGGPYVYVANQLDAAVTVVDMSTNEVAATVDLEALGFSANAKPHHIAVEPDGSHWYVSLIGDGKVVKFNRANEVVATAEIETPGMLALDPTTDLLYVGRSMSAVNSPPSIGVVERSTMNADEVDIFFSRPHALVVSGEFGQVYAASLVENRVGSLSTREETLELLTLDGPIHTLVQFAIAPDGQTMVGTGQLTGQVLFFDLADPANPTVSGAVELGGMPWHPSYSPDGRRIYVPNQGIDAVNVIDAATREVVATVEGRGLAEPHGSAVSPDGRFLYVSNRNLKGTYRPDGAPAPEASDEHAGHNVATMDGMSTVEAMDEHAGHDMDEHDGHDMAEMEDANEHDGHDMDGMGDHGDHDMGGMVMNDNPDFGGTLAIIDTQTYAIVKVIELGRMPSGMSAGLQ from the coding sequence ATGCGCATCCTTCGCCTCCTTCTCCTACCGCTCCTGCTCGCTGCGGCGCCGCGCGCGGCGGCCGGGTTAACCGGCGGGCCGTACGTCTACGTCGCCAACCAGCTCGACGCCGCCGTCACCGTCGTGGACATGTCGACGAACGAGGTCGCCGCTACGGTCGACCTGGAGGCGCTCGGCTTCTCGGCCAACGCCAAGCCCCACCACATCGCCGTTGAGCCAGACGGCTCGCACTGGTACGTCTCCCTCATTGGGGACGGCAAGGTGGTCAAGTTCAACCGGGCGAACGAGGTCGTAGCGACAGCCGAGATCGAGACGCCAGGCATGCTCGCGCTCGACCCGACGACGGACTTGCTCTACGTGGGCCGCTCGATGTCGGCCGTGAACTCGCCCCCCTCGATCGGCGTCGTGGAGCGCTCGACCATGAACGCCGACGAGGTCGACATCTTCTTCTCGCGCCCGCACGCGCTCGTTGTCTCGGGCGAGTTTGGGCAGGTATACGCGGCGAGCCTCGTCGAGAACCGCGTGGGCAGCCTCAGCACCCGTGAGGAAACGCTGGAGCTTCTCACCCTCGACGGCCCCATTCACACGCTCGTTCAGTTCGCCATCGCGCCCGACGGGCAGACGATGGTAGGGACGGGACAGCTCACCGGCCAGGTGCTCTTCTTCGACCTCGCAGACCCGGCGAACCCCACGGTTTCGGGCGCGGTCGAGTTGGGCGGCATGCCGTGGCATCCGAGCTACAGCCCAGACGGGCGCCGCATCTACGTGCCCAACCAGGGCATCGATGCCGTCAACGTCATCGACGCGGCCACCCGGGAAGTCGTGGCGACCGTCGAGGGTCGTGGGCTGGCCGAGCCGCATGGGAGCGCAGTAAGCCCGGACGGCCGCTTCCTCTACGTCTCGAACCGCAACCTCAAGGGCACCTACCGCCCTGACGGCGCCCCTGCACCGGAAGCCTCAGACGAACACGCCGGCCACAACGTGGCAACCATGGACGGCATGAGCACGGTGGAAGCCATGGATGAACACGCAGGGCATGACATGGACGAGCACGACGGCCACGACATGGCTGAGATGGAGGACGCTAACGAGCACGACGGCCACGACATGGACGGTATGGGTGACCACGGCGATCATGACATGGGCGGCATGGTGATGAACGACAACCCCGACTTCGGCGGCACGCTCGCCATCATCGACACCCAGACGTACGCCATCGTGAAGGTGATCGAGTTGGGCCGCATGCCGTCAGGCATGAGCGCAGGCCTCCAGTAA
- a CDS encoding choice-of-anchor B family protein — MLSDPMKHLLVFVLALVLAVPAWAQSRYGSAVTVADGAAFAGASGGDRSPGAVYVYRPDSGSWAEQVRLAAPDGFEGDGFGTNLAADGDMLAVGAPGMDGDRGAVFVFARTDDGWDVVSRLAPPADVTLMGFGTTVALKDGLLAVSTASQQNPWGMPDPSMQNAVYLYRHDASAGAWSQVALLDGTAAGAHPSFGSALALGDGLILVGAPGSIRGGSAPVVYPYRWNEADGTWTGTDPLKPVGENPPFGFGSTLAIDGGLAYVGAPNDSGTGAVFTYTIGDEGTLDLARTMRPFDGVEGERFGSALAVAPSSIWVGAPGAYRARTNGHVYVYRRDAETGAFADAAKMGAPDGAAGDSFGARVAASEEVAIVGAPGDDYGAGTAALFLPGSDTRWASASTVYSNIETLQAVTGERMGCQTGEAAGFDCAGMELMSYLPIGEIGGERGVRLNDIWGWTDPTTDREYALVGRVDGTSFVDVTNPMAPVYLGDLPKTEGSPGATWRDIKVYQDHAFIVADASQHHGMQVFDLTRLRDFDGTPATFEPDAWYGNIYSAHNIVINEDTGFAYVVGARSGGETCGGGLHMVNIQDPLNPTFAGCFADTSTGRRGTGYSHDAQCVVYNGPDEDYVGREICLGSNETALSIADVTDKENPKAIAAQSYPNVAYAHQGWLTEDHRYFYLNDEIDELSGTIDRTRTLIWDLTDLDDPQLVREFMHDIPASDHNLYVRGTTMYQSNYAAGLRVFDVADPENPVEVGYFDTNPFGTNDAGFSGSWSNFPYFPSGTVVVSSIGEGLFVLKESGVDS; from the coding sequence ATGCTCTCTGATCCGATGAAGCACCTCCTTGTCTTCGTGCTCGCCCTCGTGCTGGCCGTACCAGCCTGGGCACAATCGCGCTACGGGTCCGCTGTGACCGTGGCAGACGGTGCCGCCTTTGCCGGTGCCTCGGGCGGCGACCGCTCCCCCGGCGCCGTCTACGTCTATCGTCCTGACTCTGGCAGTTGGGCCGAGCAGGTTCGCCTCGCTGCCCCCGACGGCTTCGAGGGCGATGGCTTCGGCACCAACCTGGCCGCCGACGGCGACATGCTCGCTGTTGGAGCCCCCGGCATGGACGGGGACCGCGGCGCTGTGTTCGTGTTCGCACGCACCGACGACGGGTGGGACGTGGTGAGCCGCCTGGCCCCGCCCGCCGACGTGACGCTGATGGGCTTCGGCACCACCGTCGCGCTCAAGGATGGCCTCCTGGCTGTCAGCACGGCATCGCAGCAGAACCCGTGGGGCATGCCTGATCCGTCGATGCAGAATGCCGTCTACCTCTACCGCCATGACGCCTCGGCGGGTGCGTGGTCGCAGGTCGCCCTCCTTGACGGCACGGCCGCGGGCGCGCACCCCAGCTTCGGGTCGGCCCTAGCCCTCGGCGACGGCCTCATTCTTGTCGGGGCTCCCGGCAGCATTCGTGGCGGGAGCGCCCCGGTCGTCTACCCCTATCGCTGGAACGAGGCGGACGGCACCTGGACGGGCACCGACCCGCTCAAGCCCGTCGGCGAGAACCCGCCGTTCGGGTTTGGCTCCACGCTTGCCATCGACGGCGGCCTTGCCTACGTGGGGGCTCCGAACGACAGCGGTACTGGTGCGGTGTTCACCTACACCATCGGCGACGAGGGCACGCTTGACCTCGCGCGCACGATGCGCCCGTTCGACGGCGTCGAGGGCGAGCGCTTCGGCAGTGCCCTCGCCGTCGCGCCCTCCTCGATCTGGGTGGGCGCGCCGGGCGCCTACCGCGCTCGCACGAACGGACACGTCTATGTCTACCGCCGGGACGCCGAGACGGGCGCCTTCGCCGACGCCGCCAAGATGGGCGCGCCCGATGGCGCGGCGGGCGACTCCTTCGGGGCCAGGGTCGCTGCCAGCGAGGAGGTAGCCATCGTGGGCGCCCCCGGCGACGACTACGGCGCCGGGACGGCTGCGCTCTTTCTCCCGGGCTCCGACACCCGATGGGCCTCGGCGTCGACGGTCTACAGCAACATCGAGACGTTGCAGGCCGTGACCGGCGAGCGGATGGGGTGCCAGACGGGCGAAGCTGCTGGCTTCGACTGTGCAGGCATGGAGTTGATGTCGTACCTCCCCATCGGCGAGATCGGGGGCGAGCGCGGCGTGCGCCTCAACGACATCTGGGGCTGGACCGACCCGACGACCGACCGGGAGTACGCGCTCGTGGGCCGTGTAGACGGTACCTCCTTCGTCGACGTCACCAACCCGATGGCGCCCGTCTACCTCGGTGACTTGCCGAAGACCGAGGGTTCGCCCGGTGCTACCTGGCGCGACATCAAGGTGTACCAGGATCACGCGTTCATCGTCGCCGACGCCTCGCAGCACCACGGCATGCAGGTGTTCGACCTGACGCGGCTGCGCGACTTCGACGGCACGCCTGCGACCTTCGAGCCGGACGCGTGGTACGGCAACATCTACAGCGCCCACAACATCGTCATCAACGAGGACACGGGCTTCGCCTACGTCGTCGGTGCCCGCTCGGGTGGCGAGACGTGCGGCGGTGGGCTCCACATGGTCAACATCCAGGACCCGCTCAACCCCACGTTCGCGGGCTGCTTCGCCGACACCTCGACGGGCCGTCGCGGCACCGGCTACTCGCACGACGCCCAGTGCGTCGTCTATAACGGGCCGGACGAGGACTACGTGGGCCGGGAGATCTGCCTCGGCTCGAACGAGACGGCGCTCTCCATCGCCGACGTCACGGACAAGGAGAACCCGAAGGCCATCGCCGCGCAGAGCTACCCCAACGTCGCGTACGCGCACCAGGGCTGGCTCACCGAAGACCACCGGTACTTCTACCTGAACGACGAGATCGACGAACTATCCGGAACGATCGACCGGACGCGGACGCTCATCTGGGACCTGACAGACCTCGACGATCCGCAGCTCGTGCGCGAGTTCATGCACGACATCCCGGCCTCGGACCACAACCTGTACGTGCGCGGCACCACGATGTATCAGTCGAACTACGCCGCGGGCCTCCGGGTCTTCGACGTGGCCGACCCGGAGAACCCGGTCGAGGTCGGCTACTTCGACACGAACCCGTTCGGCACGAACGACGCGGGCTTCTCTGGGTCGTGGAGCAACTTCCCGTACTTCCCGAGCGGCACCGTCGTCGTCTCCTCTATCGGCGAGGGCCTCTTCGTTCTCAAAGAGAGCGGCGTCGATAGCTAG
- a CDS encoding DUF5916 domain-containing protein → MNRSSHLLACLAVAATASPAPLWAQSPTTSDGDRLTLRAIRVAEGAIRLDGRLDDEAWAEAPVASGFRQVEPNAGEPVALDTEVRVVFDGSALYVGAVMRDTIGVEGLRIRDLRRDFDYFDNDHVSVTLDPFGDRRNAVVFQVNPYGALRDLQVRDGVDFNRDWAGLWDARTTRTEAGWIAEFRIPWETLRYPSGASSDRLQQAWGLQLSRNLRRSRELHAWNPWPRAFTPYHLAYAGTLLGVEPPPPGRNLRVQPYVLADAARVGDAALTEGAGVQVGGDLRWAVTPQTVLDLTVNTDFAQADADQQVIDLSRFSVFFPERRAFFLESADVFDVGYSFFTPFYSRRIGLDAGRPIPLDGGLRLVSSGAWGRAGALGVRQRGTDDVAAAWFGVGRASLNVGTEGRVGGMVVARHDEALDTPTGDLAGRTNTVAVLDGYTRLGTTAAATGFVSASSTSGKGGEGYAHYLWLRNEADWGYVGLIQDVATAEYEAATGFIFRRDIFLNSPAITLDLRPGWLPPSVRSLAPSSSAFVYHRPSDGAFLQADLTVEPLAIVFQSGARVSAAVRPSWQELDAEEVAFFRPLGAELTPGSYRYTQASAELSSDPSRRFSGVLDATTGGYFDGRLTTVRALGSVAPIPNLAFTLRYEYNGARSLGVDNLDVDSHLVGVDARVALSPQLQATAFWQYNTLADLASLNARLSWEFAPLSFLYLVVNDARYFVSSTDRLAQPDAFAAEQQVIFKVSYLGQL, encoded by the coding sequence ATGAACCGGTCCTCCCACCTCCTCGCCTGCCTGGCGGTTGCTGCCACCGCGTCCCCAGCGCCTCTCTGGGCTCAGAGCCCAACGACGTCGGATGGCGACCGGCTGACGCTCCGCGCCATTCGCGTCGCCGAGGGAGCCATCCGACTGGACGGACGCCTTGACGATGAGGCCTGGGCCGAGGCGCCCGTCGCGAGCGGGTTTCGGCAGGTCGAGCCCAACGCGGGCGAACCGGTGGCGCTCGACACGGAGGTACGCGTGGTCTTCGACGGGAGCGCGCTCTACGTCGGTGCGGTGATGCGGGACACCATCGGGGTCGAGGGCCTCCGCATCCGCGACCTCCGCCGCGACTTTGACTACTTCGACAACGACCACGTCTCGGTCACGCTCGACCCGTTCGGCGACCGCAGGAATGCCGTGGTCTTCCAGGTCAACCCCTATGGCGCCCTGCGCGACCTTCAGGTTCGCGACGGCGTGGACTTTAACCGCGACTGGGCTGGACTCTGGGACGCCCGCACGACACGCACGGAGGCCGGGTGGATTGCCGAATTTCGGATTCCCTGGGAAACACTCCGCTACCCTTCCGGGGCGTCTTCGGACCGCCTCCAACAGGCCTGGGGCCTGCAACTCTCGCGCAATCTCCGCCGGAGCCGTGAGCTCCATGCCTGGAACCCGTGGCCGCGTGCGTTTACGCCCTACCACCTGGCCTACGCGGGGACGCTCTTGGGCGTCGAGCCGCCGCCGCCGGGTCGTAACCTCCGCGTGCAGCCCTACGTGCTCGCCGACGCTGCGCGGGTGGGCGATGCTGCCTTGACCGAGGGCGCAGGCGTCCAGGTCGGTGGCGATCTCAGATGGGCCGTAACTCCGCAGACGGTCCTCGACCTGACAGTCAACACGGACTTCGCGCAGGCCGACGCCGACCAACAGGTCATCGATCTTTCGAGGTTCTCGGTCTTCTTTCCCGAACGCCGCGCGTTCTTCCTAGAAAGCGCTGACGTGTTCGACGTGGGCTACAGCTTCTTCACCCCGTTCTACAGCCGCCGCATTGGACTAGACGCCGGCCGGCCGATTCCGCTTGATGGTGGGTTGCGACTTGTGTCGAGTGGGGCATGGGGACGTGCCGGTGCGCTCGGCGTCCGCCAGCGGGGCACCGATGACGTCGCCGCAGCGTGGTTCGGTGTCGGTCGGGCAAGCCTGAACGTGGGCACCGAGGGTCGCGTCGGTGGGATGGTCGTGGCCCGCCACGATGAGGCGCTCGACACGCCCACGGGTGACCTCGCGGGACGCACTAACACCGTGGCCGTGCTCGATGGGTATACGCGTCTCGGTACGACGGCGGCAGCGACCGGCTTCGTCTCTGCATCCAGCACGAGCGGCAAGGGCGGCGAGGGCTACGCGCACTATCTATGGCTCCGCAACGAGGCTGACTGGGGCTACGTCGGCCTCATCCAAGACGTCGCCACGGCAGAGTACGAGGCCGCGACAGGCTTCATCTTCCGCCGCGACATTTTCCTCAACAGCCCGGCCATCACACTCGACCTTCGACCGGGCTGGCTCCCGCCCTCGGTCCGGTCGCTTGCCCCCTCGTCGTCGGCGTTTGTCTACCATCGCCCCAGCGACGGCGCCTTCCTGCAAGCTGACCTCACGGTCGAACCGCTCGCCATCGTCTTCCAGAGCGGCGCGCGTGTCTCGGCGGCCGTGCGGCCGTCGTGGCAAGAACTCGACGCCGAGGAGGTCGCTTTTTTCCGCCCGCTTGGGGCTGAACTCACCCCCGGCTCATACCGCTACACGCAGGCCAGCGCCGAGCTATCGTCGGACCCCTCGCGCCGCTTCAGCGGCGTGCTCGACGCCACCACAGGCGGCTACTTCGATGGCCGGCTGACCACCGTGCGCGCCTTGGGGTCGGTCGCCCCGATCCCCAACTTGGCGTTCACCCTGCGCTACGAGTACAACGGCGCGCGGAGCCTCGGCGTGGACAACCTCGACGTGGACAGCCATCTCGTCGGGGTCGATGCGCGGGTGGCCCTTTCGCCCCAGTTGCAGGCAACCGCGTTCTGGCAGTACAACACGCTTGCCGACCTGGCCTCGCTCAATGCGCGGCTCTCGTGGGAGTTCGCGCCGCTGTCGTTTCTCTACCTCGTCGTCAACGACGCCCGCTATTTCGTGTCGTCGACGGACCGCCTGGCACAGCCCGACGCCTTTGCCGCCGAGCAGCAGGTCATCTTCAAGGTGAGCTACCTCGGCCAGTTGTGA
- a CDS encoding DUF3299 domain-containing protein has translation MPLVDSSSPWVWPALAVIAVALVAWPRPSHELPPDTPWALLMQAENLDGPSPVVPDTLRTLVGQPIQLTGFMHPLEQRQGQRRFLLSPYPAGCAFHAPSGPASTIEVFADAPARFTYEPVAVQGVFALAAGNGQGVRYQLHTASVEELP, from the coding sequence ATGCCGCTCGTCGATTCTTCATCCCCGTGGGTTTGGCCTGCTCTGGCTGTGATTGCCGTCGCGCTGGTAGCGTGGCCACGGCCCTCGCACGAGTTGCCGCCCGACACGCCGTGGGCGCTGCTGATGCAGGCCGAAAACCTAGACGGCCCGTCCCCCGTCGTGCCCGACACGCTACGCACGCTCGTCGGCCAGCCCATCCAGCTCACTGGATTCATGCATCCGCTTGAGCAGCGGCAGGGCCAGCGGCGCTTCCTGCTCTCGCCCTACCCCGCTGGCTGCGCCTTCCACGCTCCCAGCGGACCGGCGTCCACCATTGAGGTCTTCGCGGATGCTCCGGCTCGGTTTACCTACGAGCCCGTGGCCGTGCAGGGCGTGTTCGCCCTGGCAGCGGGGAACGGACAGGGCGTGCGCTACCAACTGCACACCGCATCGGTGGAAGAACTGCCATGA
- a CDS encoding GTP-binding protein produces MVPVTLLTGFLGSGKTTLVSAVLADARAAGLRVGVVVNDLGAPGVDAETLVRHHAVEQDDLVNLSGGSVGGTLGGRLTEALGRLAASGRYDRLLVETSGTTDPAALLDAIAAVPGVALARVAATLDTFNLVRDYDDGRALFARLVQDEEAGTASPELLLARQVQAADLVVLTKPDLAGDAATRHAGVVAQLLNPVAEVVASVRGNLPPGLLLPTQGATIEGARARLASSRPADAADAGLTAAVISDPRPFHPERLHGVLQVLPRGLFRAKGILWLASRPAEILHWNLAGARLDLELAGYWKASLLDGPLALLDEERAALVAASTHPTFGDRTTELVLIGVEEAVRGVTQRFQDALCTPAEVRRWERGGAFRDPWPTRLREVTTS; encoded by the coding sequence ATGGTCCCCGTCACGCTTCTCACCGGCTTCCTCGGCTCTGGCAAGACGACGCTCGTCAGCGCCGTACTTGCCGACGCGCGAGCGGCGGGCCTCCGCGTGGGCGTCGTGGTCAACGACCTCGGCGCACCGGGCGTGGACGCCGAGACGCTCGTGCGCCACCACGCTGTGGAGCAGGACGACCTCGTGAATCTCTCAGGCGGCTCGGTCGGGGGGACGCTGGGCGGGCGGCTCACCGAGGCGCTCGGCCGCCTGGCCGCGAGCGGGCGCTACGACCGGCTCCTCGTCGAGACCTCCGGCACGACGGACCCCGCCGCCCTGCTCGACGCGATCGCCGCCGTCCCGGGGGTGGCGCTCGCCCGCGTGGCCGCCACGCTCGACACGTTCAACCTAGTCCGCGACTACGACGACGGCCGGGCGCTCTTCGCGCGCCTCGTGCAGGACGAGGAGGCAGGCACGGCCTCGCCCGAGCTTCTCCTGGCGCGGCAAGTCCAGGCGGCCGACCTCGTCGTGCTCACCAAGCCCGACCTTGCTGGGGACGCCGCCACGCGGCATGCGGGGGTGGTAGCGCAGTTGCTCAACCCCGTAGCGGAGGTGGTTGCGAGTGTCCGCGGCAACCTACCACCGGGGCTGCTCCTCCCGACACAAGGTGCCACCATCGAAGGGGCACGCGCGCGCCTGGCGAGCTCTCGGCCCGCCGACGCTGCTGACGCTGGGCTCACGGCGGCGGTGATCTCGGACCCACGCCCGTTTCACCCCGAGCGCCTCCATGGGGTGCTGCAAGTCCTGCCGCGTGGTCTTTTCCGCGCGAAGGGCATCCTGTGGCTCGCCTCGCGCCCCGCTGAAATCCTGCACTGGAACCTGGCTGGTGCCCGCCTCGACCTAGAACTGGCCGGCTACTGGAAGGCTAGCCTGCTCGACGGCCCGCTGGCGCTGCTCGACGAGGAGCGCGCAGCCCTCGTAGCAGCCAGCACGCACCCCACCTTCGGCGACCGCACCACAGAGCTTGTGCTGATCGGCGTCGAAGAGGCTGTGCGGGGCGTGACACAGCGCTTCCAGGACGCCCTGTGTACGCCCGCCGAGGTGCGCCGCTGGGAGCGAGGCGGTGCCTTCCGCGATCCGTGGCCCACCCGACTGCGCGAGGTCACCACGTCCTGA